From Candidatus Manganitrophus morganii, the proteins below share one genomic window:
- a CDS encoding peptidoglycan-binding protein, with the protein MPFYRRGSKGPEIERIQARLKELGYYRGPVDGDFGGGSESAVKSFQKAKRLEIDGVVGEETWTLLFAEEIPTPAILQKSLAYRCLALTGSFETNAPVPDCFAGLSGDFDGQGISFGVLQWNLGQGSLQPLLAEMNRKHAKRLRELLHNNYPLFVTFLKADRAEQIAWARSVQDPIRHTIFEPWRGLLKGLGRMPEFQEIEAAHAETIFQSAQKLCRAYKLWSERAVALMFDIVVQNGSISNIVRAQILHDCEKIDPNLDEEETEVARMTIIANRRAEAANPRWVEDVRVRKLCCARGAGRVHGTEIDLEGQYGIGLREASMKERDGIR; encoded by the coding sequence ATGCCTTTCTATCGTCGTGGTTCTAAAGGTCCTGAGATCGAGCGAATTCAGGCGCGGTTAAAAGAGCTCGGTTATTACCGCGGCCCCGTCGACGGCGACTTCGGCGGCGGGAGCGAGAGCGCGGTTAAATCATTCCAAAAAGCGAAGCGGCTTGAGATCGACGGCGTTGTCGGGGAGGAGACCTGGACGCTTCTCTTCGCCGAGGAGATTCCGACCCCCGCCATCCTTCAGAAGTCTCTCGCGTATCGTTGCCTGGCGCTGACCGGCTCGTTCGAAACCAACGCCCCCGTCCCCGACTGCTTCGCCGGCCTGTCGGGCGATTTCGACGGGCAAGGGATCAGCTTCGGCGTCCTTCAGTGGAATCTCGGCCAGGGAAGCTTGCAGCCGCTCTTGGCGGAGATGAATCGGAAACATGCCAAGCGCCTTCGCGAACTCCTCCATAACAACTATCCTTTGTTCGTCACCTTCCTCAAGGCCGACCGGGCCGAGCAGATCGCCTGGGCGCGATCGGTCCAAGATCCGATCCGGCACACGATCTTCGAACCGTGGCGCGGGCTCCTCAAAGGCTTGGGCCGGATGCCCGAATTTCAGGAGATCGAGGCAGCCCATGCCGAGACCATTTTTCAATCGGCCCAAAAGCTCTGCCGCGCCTACAAGCTCTGGTCGGAGCGGGCGGTGGCGCTGATGTTCGACATCGTCGTTCAGAACGGGAGCATCTCCAACATCGTTCGCGCCCAGATTCTTCACGACTGCGAGAAGATCGATCCCAACTTGGATGAAGAGGAAACCGAGGTGGCCCGGATGACGATCATCGCCAACCGCCGCGCCGAGGCGGCCAACCCGCGATGGGTGGAGGATGTCCGCGTCCGCAAACTTTGTTGCGCCCGCGGAGCCGGCCGCGTCCACGGCACCGAGATCGATCTGGAGGGCCAATACGGAATCGGCCTGCGGGAGGCCTCGATGAAGGAGCGGGACGGGATTCGGTAA
- a CDS encoding type II toxin-antitoxin system HicA family toxin yields MKLPRDLSAETLSKRLERYGYSVTRQTGSHLRLTTTEGGEHHVTIPAHDFLRVGTLNAILSDVAVHLKKSKEELLKELFG; encoded by the coding sequence ATGAAACTTCCTCGTGATCTCAGCGCGGAGACACTTTCAAAACGCTTGGAACGCTATGGTTACTCGGTCACGCGCCAAACAGGAAGTCACCTTCGATTGACAACAACGGAAGGAGGAGAACATCATGTGACGATTCCCGCCCATGACTTCCTCCGGGTCGGCACACTCAATGCGATCCTCTCCGACGTCGCCGTCCATCTCAAAAAATCAAAAGAAGAACTCTTAAAAGAACTCTTCGGATAA
- a CDS encoding 2-oxoisovalerate dehydrogenase has translation MSELVFLIEEAPEGGYNARALGESIFTEADDWDTLRQNILDAVACHYTDRSGAPKLIRLHLVKDEVLAL, from the coding sequence ATGAGTGAGTTGGTTTTTCTAATCGAAGAAGCGCCGGAGGGAGGATACAACGCCCGGGCCCTCGGTGAGAGTATTTTCACAGAGGCGGATGACTGGGATACGTTAAGGCAAAATATTCTTGATGCCGTAGCCTGCCATTACACCGATCGGTCCGGAGCCCCTAAACTGATACGGCTGCATTTGGTGAAGGATGAAGTCCTCGCCCTATGA
- a CDS encoding S8 family peptidase, whose protein sequence is MAKRPSTKKNGVTAKEAAADQPNLSIIYIHGIANKPAPAVLKRQWDMALFGVDMGSRTRMAYWADIRYPQPLPSTMTEAKAMILSESYHPRSDEEIIDESKQLAPYGKDAEAFAQKLAKRMLDQAKKDQIKAKDVQAKILPPWIRRSATEWITKQFVKDVAAYFYDQEQRKAIQERFRSLLNPEGGPYFVIAHSLGTVISYDIMRELTAGGGAQAPYYITLGSPLGIDEVQDNLPKPLRIPAPVKSWDNFADLLDPVAFDKSLSDEFSPTGKIGDDIVINRDSLRLSGFNPHSATGYLATKNVQTRVRKILGSSFAEPLSPFIVARDLAAEMADPTERFPVLIELKEEMIGKTLEEKRKNLMEELTRLTSGERDARIDPLRRFVAAELTSIEIDTLAVRHPQLEIAKIWKNSEKRALLDKSTHVVQAYTAQLGYGATGRGITWAVLDTGIVASHPHFKTYNNIAAQWDCTGIGAPKEGAVTDESGHGTHVAGIIAGAGTGENALYRGMAPEAKLHIYKVLDDDGRGSDSWVIKALDHIASINEASPSLVIHGVNLSLGGPFDPTVYGTGFSPLCRELRRLWRMGVVVCIAAGNEGRLIIETFEGQQELNLDLSIGDPANLDEGIAVGSVHKEQPHLYGISYFSSRGPTADGRAKPDLVAPGERIVSCNARFAAKRPATHYVPMSGTSMACPHVSGIIAAFLSSRREFIGRPDQVKAFLLSHCTDLKRDRYHQGAGMPNLVRMLAGT, encoded by the coding sequence ATGGCAAAGAGACCATCGACGAAGAAAAACGGAGTGACGGCGAAAGAAGCCGCTGCAGATCAACCGAACCTCAGCATCATTTACATTCATGGGATTGCGAACAAACCGGCCCCGGCGGTCTTGAAGCGCCAGTGGGACATGGCCCTCTTCGGAGTCGATATGGGATCGCGCACCCGGATGGCCTATTGGGCCGACATCCGCTATCCGCAGCCGCTCCCCTCCACGATGACGGAGGCCAAGGCGATGATCCTCTCGGAGAGTTACCATCCCCGCTCCGACGAGGAGATCATCGACGAAAGCAAGCAGCTCGCTCCCTATGGTAAAGACGCGGAGGCGTTCGCCCAGAAGCTCGCCAAGCGGATGCTCGATCAAGCAAAAAAGGATCAGATCAAAGCAAAAGACGTTCAGGCGAAGATCCTCCCCCCCTGGATCCGGCGCTCGGCCACCGAGTGGATCACCAAGCAGTTCGTCAAGGATGTCGCCGCCTACTTTTATGATCAGGAACAACGCAAGGCGATTCAGGAACGGTTTCGGTCTCTCTTGAACCCGGAGGGAGGTCCCTACTTTGTGATCGCCCACAGCCTCGGAACGGTCATCTCCTACGACATCATGCGGGAGCTCACCGCCGGCGGCGGCGCCCAGGCCCCCTACTACATCACCCTCGGCTCGCCGCTTGGAATCGACGAGGTCCAAGACAATCTCCCCAAGCCGCTCCGCATTCCGGCGCCGGTGAAAAGCTGGGACAACTTCGCAGACCTGCTCGATCCGGTCGCCTTCGACAAATCCCTCTCCGACGAATTCTCCCCGACCGGGAAGATCGGCGACGACATCGTGATCAACCGCGACTCCCTTCGGCTCAGCGGCTTTAATCCCCACTCGGCGACCGGCTACCTCGCCACGAAGAATGTCCAGACGCGGGTCAGGAAAATTCTCGGCTCCTCCTTCGCAGAGCCGCTCTCGCCGTTTATCGTGGCGCGCGACCTCGCGGCCGAGATGGCCGACCCGACCGAGCGGTTCCCGGTTCTCATCGAACTGAAGGAAGAGATGATCGGAAAAACGCTCGAAGAGAAACGAAAGAATTTGATGGAGGAGCTGACGCGGCTGACAAGCGGCGAGCGCGATGCCCGGATTGATCCGTTGCGCCGTTTTGTCGCGGCGGAATTGACCTCGATCGAGATCGACACCCTGGCGGTCCGCCATCCGCAATTGGAGATCGCCAAAATCTGGAAGAACAGCGAGAAGCGGGCGCTGCTCGACAAATCGACCCATGTCGTCCAGGCCTACACCGCCCAGCTCGGCTACGGCGCCACCGGACGCGGGATCACCTGGGCGGTGTTGGATACCGGCATTGTTGCAAGCCACCCGCATTTCAAGACCTACAACAACATCGCCGCCCAATGGGACTGCACCGGGATCGGCGCCCCGAAAGAGGGGGCGGTCACCGACGAGAGCGGGCACGGCACCCATGTCGCCGGGATCATCGCCGGGGCGGGGACCGGCGAGAACGCCCTCTATCGGGGGATGGCGCCGGAGGCGAAGCTTCACATCTACAAAGTCCTCGACGACGACGGCCGGGGGAGCGACTCGTGGGTGATCAAGGCGCTCGACCACATCGCCAGCATTAACGAGGCCTCGCCCAGCCTGGTGATCCACGGGGTGAACCTCAGTCTCGGCGGTCCGTTCGATCCGACCGTCTACGGCACCGGCTTCTCCCCCCTTTGCCGGGAGCTGCGGCGGCTCTGGCGGATGGGGGTGGTCGTCTGCATCGCGGCGGGGAACGAGGGGAGGCTGATTATCGAGACCTTCGAGGGGCAGCAGGAGTTGAACCTCGATCTCTCGATCGGCGACCCGGCGAACCTGGACGAAGGGATCGCCGTCGGATCGGTCCACAAGGAGCAGCCGCACCTCTATGGGATCTCCTATTTCTCTTCGCGCGGCCCGACCGCCGACGGCCGGGCGAAGCCCGATCTGGTGGCGCCGGGCGAGCGAATCGTCTCCTGCAACGCCCGGTTCGCCGCAAAAAGACCGGCGACCCACTATGTGCCGATGAGCGGGACGAGCATGGCCTGCCCGCACGTCTCCGGGATCATCGCCGCCTTTCTCTCCTCCCGCCGCGAGTTCATCGGCCGGCCCGATCAGGTGAAAGCGTTTCTGCTGTCGCACTGCACCGATCTGAAACGAGACCGCTACCACCAAGGCGCCGGCATGCCGAATTTAGTGAGGATGCTGGCGGGAACGTAA
- a CDS encoding phage tail protein: MAKFTVNTHRFDPYRNFKFKVKVDNQYVAGLSKCSSLKRTTEVTPWREGGDPSTTRQLPGKTKYEAITLEAGVTHDTTFEDWANLVHNFQGDAAGSLKNFRKDIAIDVFNEAGQKVFSYNVFRCWVSDYQALPDLDAGANAVAIQTIKLENEGWERDKSVTEPTEK; this comes from the coding sequence ATGGCCAAGTTCACGGTCAATACGCATCGGTTCGATCCGTATCGCAATTTTAAGTTCAAAGTCAAAGTGGATAATCAATATGTCGCCGGCTTGAGCAAGTGCAGCTCGCTCAAGCGGACGACCGAAGTCACCCCTTGGCGGGAGGGGGGCGATCCCTCCACCACCCGCCAGCTTCCCGGGAAGACGAAATACGAGGCAATCACGTTGGAGGCCGGCGTCACCCATGACACCACCTTTGAGGATTGGGCCAATCTGGTCCACAACTTCCAGGGAGATGCGGCGGGGTCGCTGAAGAACTTCCGGAAGGACATCGCGATCGACGTCTTCAACGAGGCGGGCCAAAAGGTTTTCTCTTACAACGTTTTCCGTTGTTGGGTCTCGGATTACCAGGCCCTTCCCGACCTGGATGCCGGCGCCAACGCGGTCGCCATCCAAACGATCAAGCTCGAGAACGAAGGATGGGAGCGGGATAAGTCGGTGACCGAGCCGACCGAGAAGTAA
- a CDS encoding phage tail sheath subtilisin-like domain-containing protein produces the protein MERLHPGVYIEEVPSGVRPIEGVSTSTAAFIGKTEKGPLDRALMVTSFIEFQATYGTFQNDSYLAHAALQFFNNGGKRLYIVRVANGAVAADVAIADRKGTPAKTLTIFANSPGAWGNALDIDVANGAQDSGNEFKITVKLNGTPLEIHDNLSMNPDATNFVENVVTANSKLIKAVVDPANDTTNRGTSVSGASPATTLPAGNRKMVVNINGDGPQTITLANPLTTGGEIATAIETAVQALVPLRGSTPTAAFTAFTAGFATGVYTLTSGAGGKRSSVQVTNAPSENGATLLKLGRNNGGVEQAGAAILRPAVGTNYHVGDAAVAGNVISATLGSDGVTPQEIDYQNGFALLDVRRDVNIVAVPGIGSKTMVDFGGNYCRNRQDCFFVGDMGPADDTKEEAQAFVTGLTVKSSYAAVYFPWLKAIDPTGVSPEPILLPPSGYVSGMYARIDAKRGVWKAPAGTEANIGGAVGLTKEITDAEQDTLNPIGVNVIRVFPASGIVIWGARTVATQADPEYRYVPVRRTAIFIEQSIYNGIQWAVFEPNDEDLWASLRLNIGAFMMTLFRAGAFQGATPSQAFFVKADSQTTTQADIDAGVVNVMVGFAPLKPAEFVVIKISQKAGESA, from the coding sequence ATGGAAAGACTGCATCCGGGTGTCTACATTGAGGAGGTCCCGAGCGGGGTTCGTCCGATCGAGGGGGTCAGCACCTCCACGGCGGCGTTTATCGGAAAGACCGAGAAGGGGCCGCTCGACAGGGCCCTCATGGTGACGAGCTTCATCGAGTTTCAGGCGACCTACGGTACATTTCAGAACGACAGCTACCTCGCCCACGCGGCGCTCCAATTCTTCAACAACGGAGGAAAGCGGCTCTACATTGTCCGGGTCGCGAACGGGGCGGTGGCTGCCGATGTGGCGATCGCCGATCGAAAGGGGACCCCCGCAAAGACCCTCACGATCTTTGCCAACAGCCCCGGCGCCTGGGGGAACGCGCTCGACATCGATGTCGCCAACGGGGCGCAGGATTCGGGGAACGAATTCAAGATCACCGTCAAGCTCAATGGAACCCCTCTTGAAATCCACGACAACCTCAGCATGAATCCCGACGCGACGAACTTCGTCGAAAATGTCGTGACGGCCAACTCCAAGCTGATTAAAGCGGTGGTCGATCCGGCCAACGACACGACCAACCGGGGAACCAGCGTCAGCGGCGCCTCCCCGGCGACCACCCTCCCCGCCGGCAACCGGAAGATGGTGGTGAACATCAACGGCGACGGGCCGCAGACGATCACCCTGGCCAATCCGCTCACCACCGGGGGGGAGATCGCCACCGCCATCGAGACTGCGGTTCAGGCGCTGGTCCCGCTCCGGGGATCGACGCCGACCGCCGCTTTCACCGCCTTCACTGCCGGGTTTGCAACAGGGGTCTACACCCTCACCTCTGGCGCCGGCGGAAAGCGCTCTTCGGTCCAGGTGACCAATGCCCCGTCGGAGAACGGGGCGACCCTTCTCAAGCTGGGGAGAAACAACGGCGGAGTCGAACAGGCCGGCGCCGCCATCCTCCGCCCGGCCGTCGGAACCAACTACCATGTCGGCGATGCCGCCGTGGCCGGCAACGTGATCAGCGCCACCCTCGGGAGCGACGGGGTCACGCCGCAGGAGATCGACTATCAGAACGGCTTCGCCCTCCTCGACGTCCGGCGGGATGTGAACATCGTCGCCGTGCCGGGGATCGGCTCGAAGACGATGGTCGACTTCGGCGGCAACTACTGCCGCAACCGCCAGGACTGCTTCTTCGTGGGGGACATGGGGCCGGCCGACGATACCAAAGAGGAAGCGCAGGCCTTCGTGACCGGTCTCACCGTGAAGAGCTCGTATGCCGCGGTTTATTTTCCCTGGCTCAAAGCGATCGACCCGACCGGGGTTTCGCCGGAGCCGATTCTCCTCCCCCCTTCCGGCTATGTCTCCGGGATGTACGCGCGGATCGACGCCAAGCGGGGGGTCTGGAAAGCCCCGGCGGGGACGGAGGCGAACATCGGCGGCGCCGTCGGACTGACGAAAGAGATCACCGACGCCGAGCAGGACACGTTGAACCCGATCGGGGTGAATGTCATTCGGGTCTTTCCCGCGTCCGGCATCGTCATCTGGGGGGCGCGGACCGTCGCGACACAGGCCGATCCGGAGTATCGCTACGTTCCGGTCCGGCGGACCGCCATCTTCATCGAGCAGAGCATCTACAACGGCATCCAGTGGGCGGTCTTCGAGCCGAACGACGAAGACCTCTGGGCAAGCCTGCGCCTGAACATCGGCGCCTTTATGATGACCCTCTTCCGGGCCGGCGCGTTCCAGGGGGCGACCCCGTCGCAGGCCTTCTTCGTGAAGGCCGACAGCCAGACGACGACACAGGCCGACATCGACGCCGGGGTGGTCAACGTGATGGTCGGCTTTGCGCCGCTGAAGCCGGCGGAGTTCGTGGTGATTAAGATCAGTCAGAAGGCCGGGGAGTCGGCGTAA